Proteins from a genomic interval of Cyanobium sp. AMD-g:
- a CDS encoding GGDEF domain-containing protein, which translates to MTTADLAFLLLRGATAILCALAARGALHRSRLPGQPRQRRWRAGLAAVVMLALGVFAFEDGLHVALGQPGEPIGWRSWVWVLLDLFIPAQVIAALATLRQRDRLEAELAAAAHRDPLTGLPNRTGFTEAASAALAAVSRDGRPVVGAMLDIDHFKAINDGWGHAAGDAVLREVAKAMRGALRPGDVLARVGGEEFALLLLGVDTEAARSLLERLQAAAAMVPHPGAPARCVTLSAGLAPVQGLGLAALENGLRSADGALYAAKAAGRNRVMVAG; encoded by the coding sequence GTGACCACCGCCGATCTCGCTTTCCTGTTGCTGCGTGGCGCGACGGCCATCCTCTGCGCCCTGGCCGCGCGAGGCGCGCTGCATCGGTCCCGATTGCCTGGCCAGCCTCGGCAGCGACGCTGGCGGGCCGGCCTTGCGGCGGTGGTGATGCTGGCTCTTGGGGTGTTTGCCTTCGAGGACGGGCTGCACGTGGCGCTGGGCCAGCCGGGTGAACCGATCGGCTGGCGCAGCTGGGTGTGGGTGCTGCTGGATCTGTTCATCCCCGCCCAGGTGATCGCGGCGCTGGCCACCCTGCGCCAGCGCGACCGGCTGGAGGCGGAGCTGGCCGCCGCCGCCCACCGTGACCCGCTGACCGGCCTGCCCAACCGCACCGGCTTCACCGAGGCGGCCAGCGCGGCCCTCGCCGCCGTGTCGCGCGACGGCCGGCCGGTGGTGGGCGCCATGCTCGACATCGACCACTTCAAGGCCATCAACGACGGCTGGGGCCACGCGGCGGGTGATGCGGTGCTGCGGGAGGTGGCCAAGGCCATGCGTGGTGCGCTGCGCCCAGGCGATGTGCTGGCCCGCGTCGGCGGCGAGGAGTTCGCGCTGCTGCTGCTCGGCGTGGATACCGAGGCTGCCCGATCCCTGCTTGAGCGGCTGCAGGCGGCGGCGGCGATGGTGCCCCACCCCGGGGCACCGGCACGGTGCGTCACCCTTTCGGCCGGCCTGGCGCCGGTGCAGGGGCTGGGTCTGGCCGCGCTGGAGAACGGCCTGCGCAGCGCCGACGGCGCCCTCTATGCCGCCAAGGCCGCCGGGCGCAACCGGGTGATGGTGGCGGGCTGA
- a CDS encoding MoaD/ThiS family protein codes for MVAPSPDLAAVVRVRLFAALRERAGWGERLVPLEASLTSAADLWHRLALDEGSAAGAAGLPPTIRVAINQAFANADTPLRPGDEVAFLPPITGG; via the coding sequence TTGGTCGCCCCCTCTCCTGACCTCGCCGCCGTGGTGCGGGTGCGGCTGTTCGCCGCCCTGCGGGAGCGGGCTGGCTGGGGTGAGCGCCTGGTTCCCCTTGAGGCGAGCCTCACCAGCGCCGCCGATCTCTGGCATCGGTTGGCCCTCGACGAGGGCTCGGCCGCCGGCGCCGCTGGCCTCCCGCCAACCATCCGCGTCGCCATCAACCAGGCCTTCGCCAACGCCGACACCCCCCTGCGCCCCGGCGACGAAGTGGCGTTCCTGCCCCCGATCACCGGAGGCTGA
- a CDS encoding cysteine hydrolase family protein, whose translation MIGRIAAARMPSCSPADWLQPGGTALLLVDLQQGTCGDAQPRSDADFDRRFRATTLPNAQRVLAAARLGGLEVIHTVIANLTADGRDRSFDYKRCGMGFPPGSRAAEVIAELAPLADELVLPKSSSSPFSSTSLDYLLRNLEVRTLVVIGLLTDQCIDHTVKDAADRGYRVVCVHDACQAVTPERHVAALACFAGYGEQISTGEFLAALSAAPRPQALGSGS comes from the coding sequence ATGATTGGGCGGATCGCCGCCGCCCGCATGCCGTCGTGCTCACCCGCCGATTGGCTCCAGCCCGGCGGCACCGCGCTGCTGCTGGTGGATCTGCAGCAGGGCACCTGCGGCGACGCCCAGCCCCGGTCGGATGCGGACTTTGATCGCCGCTTCCGCGCCACCACCCTGCCGAACGCCCAGCGGGTGCTGGCGGCGGCCCGGCTGGGCGGGCTGGAGGTGATCCACACCGTGATCGCCAACCTCACCGCCGACGGGCGCGACCGCAGCTTTGACTACAAGCGCTGCGGCATGGGCTTCCCGCCCGGCAGCCGCGCCGCCGAGGTGATCGCCGAGCTGGCGCCGCTGGCCGATGAGCTGGTGCTCCCCAAGAGCTCCTCCTCGCCCTTCAGCTCCACCAGCCTCGACTACCTGCTGCGCAACCTGGAGGTCCGCACCCTGGTGGTGATCGGCCTGCTCACCGACCAGTGCATCGACCACACCGTCAAGGACGCCGCCGACCGCGGCTACCGGGTGGTGTGCGTCCACGACGCCTGCCAGGCGGTGACCCCGGAGCGCCATGTCGCGGCCCTGGCGTGCTTTGCCGGCTATGGCGAGCAGATCAGCACCGGGGAGTTCCTGGCGGCACTCAGCGCAGCACCCCGCCCTCAGGCGCTCGGCTCCGGGTCGTAG
- a CDS encoding molybdopterin molybdotransferase MoeA, with amino-acid sequence MAEPFPREGLPLEEARRRVLAAITPLQGAERLPLGLCLGRVSAEPVLAPEAVPGFRASIMDGYAIADTEAPGAGCRWRLVGRSSPGAPYGAELSEGEAIRILTGAPLPEGARRVLPQELVAVASDPAADSLLLTGEAGPNPWIRAPEEEAAAGDELLPAGVRLGPAALGRLASCGVATLLVSPQPRVGLLISGDELVAAGAARGPGQIWESNGTLLRALLERLGYGVSEQRVVADDPHALRRALLELASGCDVVVSTGGVSAGDSDWIRPLLAELGEVGFWKLFLKPGRPFAFGRLGMRPFFGLPGNPVAAAVTALQLLWPALQQLEGGDVVPLPRLKVRLASALKRGAGRPELARAQLAVDSDGALLAQVEGSQASSRIGSLQGADLLLEIPAEMGGLEAGAELWAQLLRLPLL; translated from the coding sequence ATGGCTGAGCCGTTTCCCCGCGAAGGCCTGCCCCTGGAGGAGGCGCGCCGCCGGGTGCTGGCGGCGATCACGCCGCTGCAGGGTGCCGAGCGACTGCCTCTGGGGCTGTGCCTGGGCCGGGTGAGTGCTGAGCCGGTGCTGGCCCCCGAAGCGGTGCCGGGCTTCCGGGCCTCGATCATGGATGGCTACGCCATTGCCGACACCGAGGCCCCCGGTGCGGGCTGCCGCTGGCGCCTGGTGGGCCGCTCCTCCCCGGGCGCGCCCTACGGCGCGGAGCTGAGCGAGGGGGAGGCGATCCGGATCCTCACCGGCGCCCCCCTGCCGGAGGGGGCCCGGCGGGTGCTGCCCCAGGAGCTGGTGGCGGTGGCGTCCGATCCCGCCGCCGACAGCCTGCTGCTCACCGGCGAGGCGGGCCCCAACCCCTGGATCCGCGCTCCTGAGGAGGAGGCCGCCGCCGGCGATGAACTGCTGCCGGCGGGCGTGCGCCTGGGGCCAGCCGCCCTGGGGCGGCTGGCCAGCTGCGGCGTGGCGACGCTGCTGGTGAGCCCCCAGCCGCGGGTGGGGTTGCTGATCAGCGGCGATGAGTTGGTGGCGGCCGGCGCGGCGCGGGGGCCGGGCCAGATCTGGGAGAGCAACGGCACCCTGCTGCGGGCCCTGCTGGAGCGGCTGGGCTACGGGGTCAGCGAGCAGCGGGTGGTGGCCGACGATCCGCATGCCCTGCGCCGGGCGCTGCTGGAGCTGGCCAGCGGCTGCGACGTGGTGGTGAGCACCGGCGGCGTGTCGGCCGGCGACAGTGACTGGATCCGGCCCCTGCTGGCCGAACTGGGGGAGGTGGGCTTCTGGAAGCTGTTCCTCAAGCCCGGCCGGCCCTTCGCCTTCGGCCGGCTGGGGATGCGGCCCTTCTTCGGCCTGCCCGGCAACCCGGTGGCCGCGGCGGTCACGGCCCTGCAGCTGCTGTGGCCTGCTCTGCAACAGCTGGAGGGGGGCGACGTGGTGCCGCTGCCGCGGCTGAAGGTGCGCCTGGCCTCGGCCCTGAAACGGGGCGCCGGCCGGCCCGAGCTGGCCCGGGCCCAGCTGGCGGTGGACAGTGACGGCGCCCTGCTGGCCCAGGTGGAGGGCAGCCAGGCCTCCTCCCGCATCGGCTCGCTGCAGGGGGCCGACCTGCTCCTGGAGATCCCCGCTGAGATGGGCGGCCTGGAGGCCGGCGCGGAGCTGTGGGCCCAGCTGCTGCGGCTGCCGCTGCTCTGA
- a CDS encoding glutamine synthetase encodes MSNPSAPMAAALADQGIRWVAITWVNHAGAPLVKVVPLAGFEAAAAVGVGFSPVADAFGADGGIAAAHRLARPDGDLRLRADGAALAPLEPASGWAWAPGERFERSGAPYAGDQRHLCRRQMEQLQRAGVELRAGFELEWLVASPAADGTPAPAIPGGPYGADRLVESLDYATALLEALEAAGLPWLQFHPEYGASQFELSLAPGTPLEAADRLVHAKLLIQRLTRRFGWRCSFSPKPSLERVGNGGHLHLSLRQGGAALLEGGDGEAGLSDAGAGVLAALLEELPALLALACPLPVSYRRLAPGSWSAPFQVWGVENREAALRLVPAAADGAPAHLELKVADLAANPYLLLGAAAAVVGDGLARDRPLPPPVVGDPAGLPAGVVPHLPASLAEASAAFAASDLLRQALGEALHGSLCDSQAEEVRRAEGCSEAELVAAAAWWPLVGGIG; translated from the coding sequence GTGTCCAATCCCTCCGCCCCCATGGCCGCGGCGCTGGCTGACCAGGGGATCCGCTGGGTGGCGATCACCTGGGTGAACCATGCCGGGGCGCCGTTGGTGAAGGTGGTGCCCCTGGCCGGTTTCGAGGCGGCCGCGGCAGTGGGAGTGGGCTTCTCGCCGGTGGCCGATGCCTTCGGCGCCGACGGCGGCATCGCTGCTGCCCATCGCCTGGCCCGGCCGGACGGCGACCTGCGCCTGCGGGCGGATGGGGCGGCCCTGGCGCCGCTGGAGCCGGCCAGCGGCTGGGCCTGGGCGCCGGGGGAGCGCTTCGAGCGCAGCGGCGCCCCCTACGCCGGCGACCAGCGCCACCTGTGCCGCCGCCAGATGGAGCAGCTGCAACGCGCCGGGGTGGAGCTGCGGGCCGGTTTCGAACTGGAATGGCTGGTGGCCAGCCCCGCTGCCGATGGCACACCAGCACCGGCGATCCCCGGGGGGCCCTATGGGGCCGATCGGCTGGTGGAGAGCCTCGACTACGCCACCGCCCTGCTCGAGGCTCTGGAGGCCGCCGGCCTGCCCTGGCTGCAGTTCCACCCTGAGTACGGCGCCAGCCAGTTCGAGCTGTCGCTGGCGCCGGGCACGCCCCTGGAGGCCGCCGACCGCCTGGTGCACGCCAAGTTGCTGATCCAGCGGCTGACGCGGCGCTTCGGCTGGCGCTGCAGCTTCAGCCCCAAGCCCAGCCTGGAGCGGGTGGGCAACGGCGGCCACCTGCACCTGAGCCTGCGGCAAGGCGGGGCGGCGCTGCTGGAGGGCGGCGACGGCGAGGCCGGCCTCAGCGACGCGGGCGCCGGGGTGCTGGCGGCGCTGCTGGAGGAACTACCGGCCCTGCTGGCCCTGGCCTGTCCCCTGCCGGTGTCCTACCGGCGGCTGGCCCCGGGCTCCTGGTCGGCCCCGTTTCAGGTGTGGGGAGTGGAGAACCGGGAGGCGGCCCTGCGACTGGTGCCCGCCGCGGCCGATGGTGCCCCGGCCCACCTGGAACTGAAGGTGGCGGACCTGGCCGCCAACCCCTACCTGCTGCTGGGGGCGGCGGCGGCCGTGGTGGGCGATGGCCTGGCGCGAGACCGCCCCCTGCCGCCGCCGGTGGTTGGTGATCCAGCCGGGTTGCCCGCTGGGGTGGTGCCGCACCTGCCGGCCAGCCTGGCGGAGGCCTCGGCCGCCTTCGCCGCCAGCGACCTGCTGCGCCAGGCCCTGGGGGAAGCGCTGCACGGCTCCCTGTGCGACAGCCAGGCGGAGGAGGTGCGCCGCGCGGAGGGCTGCAGTGAGGCGGAGCTGGTGGCCGCGGCGGCGTGGTGGCCGCTGGTGGGGGGGATCGGCTGA
- the cobA gene encoding uroporphyrinogen-III C-methyltransferase, which produces MTDETLAPTANAGPGTVYLVGAGPGDPDLLTLRAHRLLQQCDALVYDSLVPTALLDLVPQGCERHFVGKRRGHHSVPQPSTNAVLRELAGRRRLIVRLKGGDPFLFGRGGEEAAHLAAHGIPVQVVPGVTAGIAAPAYAGIPVTHRRAGSSVTFVTGHEEIDKRRPGVDWRGLARSSDGLVIYMGLHNLRHIVAELIAGGLAPTTPAAVIQQGTVRGQRQLVATLEVLADRVEAEAFASPSIVVVGAVVEERVASCAPSPADVAMPIPF; this is translated from the coding sequence ATGACGGACGAGACCCTGGCCCCCACGGCGAACGCTGGCCCCGGCACGGTGTACCTGGTCGGGGCCGGCCCCGGTGATCCTGACCTGCTCACCCTGCGGGCCCACCGGCTGCTGCAGCAGTGCGATGCCCTCGTCTACGACTCGCTGGTGCCCACCGCCCTGCTGGATCTGGTGCCCCAGGGGTGCGAGCGGCACTTCGTCGGCAAGCGCCGCGGCCACCACTCGGTGCCCCAGCCCAGCACCAACGCCGTGCTGCGCGAACTGGCCGGCCGCCGGCGTCTGATCGTGCGCCTCAAGGGCGGCGATCCGTTCCTGTTCGGCCGCGGCGGCGAGGAAGCGGCCCACCTGGCCGCCCATGGCATCCCGGTGCAGGTGGTGCCCGGGGTCACCGCTGGCATCGCCGCCCCCGCCTACGCCGGCATTCCCGTCACCCACCGGCGGGCGGGTTCGAGCGTCACCTTCGTGACCGGCCACGAGGAGATCGACAAGCGCCGTCCCGGCGTCGACTGGCGCGGCCTGGCCCGCAGCAGCGATGGCCTGGTGATCTACATGGGCCTGCACAACCTGCGCCACATCGTCGCGGAGCTGATCGCGGGGGGCCTGGCCCCCACCACGCCCGCTGCCGTGATCCAGCAGGGCACCGTGCGGGGCCAGCGGCAGCTGGTGGCCACGCTGGAGGTGCTGGCCGACCGGGTGGAGGCCGAGGCGTTCGCCTCGCCGTCGATCGTGGTGGTGGGGGCAGTGGTGGAGGAGCGGGTGGCCTCCTGTGCGCCGTCGCCTGCCGATGTGGCGATGCCGATCCCCTTCTGA
- a CDS encoding restriction endonuclease, producing MTNVWCVREGGGMYADNFLRGGFVAIGWREISEDLGPVKTRDQLYAVVRRYFPDIQSAIQLSNYVNEVHRFLFEIQPNDHVIVPSADTDLLIHGVVDAGTPYYDASGDDGCPLRHRRPVTWAAEPIRLDLFSAPFRDSIRTLLTVPAHTRMRSLLTVFMVEHKAEFIRAIGLPEMAASAQPTAREESHRIVLEQLMQLTPPDFERLVVHLLDALGFEDWERAEHHGALRDVFDAFGEIRLPLLARIHLHARFHRGNLGARIGADAVRELRQFIPFGGHGVYITTADFQPAAAAAAAEEGFARISLVNGQQLADLIARHWTHLPGELRDRLSLEQALVRN from the coding sequence ATGACCAACGTCTGGTGCGTGCGCGAGGGAGGAGGCATGTATGCGGACAATTTCCTCAGGGGCGGTTTCGTCGCCATCGGCTGGCGGGAGATCAGCGAGGATCTCGGCCCCGTCAAGACCCGGGATCAGCTCTACGCGGTGGTGCGTCGCTACTTCCCGGACATCCAGAGCGCGATCCAACTCTCCAATTACGTCAATGAGGTCCATCGCTTTCTGTTCGAGATCCAGCCCAACGACCACGTCATCGTTCCGTCGGCGGACACCGACCTTCTGATCCATGGCGTCGTGGACGCTGGCACGCCGTATTACGACGCCAGCGGAGACGACGGCTGCCCCCTGAGGCACCGGCGTCCCGTCACCTGGGCGGCAGAACCGATCCGGCTGGACCTTTTCTCCGCGCCGTTCCGGGATTCGATCCGTACCCTCCTCACCGTCCCGGCGCACACCCGGATGCGGTCACTGCTGACCGTCTTCATGGTGGAACACAAGGCGGAATTCATCCGGGCCATCGGCCTGCCCGAGATGGCGGCCTCTGCCCAGCCGACCGCCAGGGAGGAGTCACACCGCATCGTGCTGGAACAGTTGATGCAGCTGACCCCACCCGACTTCGAGCGGCTCGTGGTTCATCTGCTCGATGCCCTCGGCTTCGAGGACTGGGAGCGCGCCGAGCACCACGGGGCGCTGCGTGATGTCTTCGATGCCTTCGGCGAGATCAGACTGCCGCTCCTGGCACGCATCCACCTCCATGCCCGGTTTCACCGTGGCAACCTCGGGGCGCGCATCGGTGCCGACGCCGTGCGGGAACTGCGTCAGTTCATCCCCTTCGGCGGCCATGGCGTCTACATCACCACCGCCGATTTCCAGCCGGCGGCGGCGGCGGCGGCAGCAGAGGAGGGCTTCGCCAGGATCAGCCTGGTCAATGGCCAGCAGCTCGCCGACCTGATCGCCCGCCACTGGACCCACCTCCCCGGTGAGCTCAGGGATCGTCTTTCGCTCGAACAGGCGCTGGTGAGGAACTGA
- the moaC gene encoding cyclic pyranopterin monophosphate synthase MoaC: MSQPGLSHLNAAGQVHMVEVGDRPASDRRAVAEGHITMAPDVLALVLEGRAAKGDVLAVARVAAIQGAKRTWELIPLCHPIALTGLEVLIEPTADGSGLRLQASARTNGATGVEMEALTAVQVGLLTLYDMVKSADPAMTIGPVRLLRKEGGRRGPWVHPAVQALAGESDG, translated from the coding sequence ATGAGCCAGCCCGGCCTCTCCCACCTCAACGCCGCCGGTCAGGTGCACATGGTGGAGGTGGGCGACCGGCCCGCCAGCGACCGCCGTGCCGTGGCCGAAGGCCACATCACCATGGCGCCCGACGTGCTGGCCCTGGTGCTGGAGGGCCGGGCGGCCAAGGGCGACGTGCTGGCGGTGGCCCGGGTGGCGGCGATCCAGGGCGCCAAGCGCACCTGGGAGCTGATTCCCCTGTGCCATCCGATCGCCTTGACGGGCCTGGAGGTGCTGATCGAGCCGACCGCCGACGGCAGCGGGCTGCGGCTGCAGGCCAGCGCCCGCACCAACGGCGCCACCGGGGTGGAGATGGAGGCGCTGACGGCGGTGCAGGTGGGCCTGCTCACCCTCTACGACATGGTCAAGTCGGCCGATCCGGCCATGACCATCGGCCCGGTGCGGCTGCTGCGCAAGGAGGGGGGGCGCCGCGGCCCCTGGGTGCATCCTGCTGTCCAGGCCCTGGCTGGGGAGTCCGATGGCTGA
- a CDS encoding MOSC domain-containing protein translates to MQELVGTVQTLWRYPVKSMLGDSPQRLEVEARGIRGDRAYALWDHASGRVASAKNPRLWRDLLDYRARFREEPAPSAPLPPVLIGPRQGDGVAELCSSDTDVGAFFSALFGRRLSLLDTPPEGASLDQYWPPVEGRAFQDETNALELPAGTFFDACPIHAITTATLERLRQLEPQLDFAVERFRPNLLIRTPEGAEGFVEEDWSGFCLKIGEQLVLRVDGGCPRCVVTTLAQGALAEDLEILRATARHNSVVAGIRLSVLTPGPVAVGDPVRLLRPDEA, encoded by the coding sequence GTGCAGGAGCTGGTGGGGACGGTGCAGACGCTCTGGCGCTACCCGGTCAAATCGATGCTCGGGGACTCGCCCCAGCGTCTGGAGGTGGAGGCCCGCGGCATCCGGGGCGATCGGGCCTACGCCCTGTGGGACCACGCCAGCGGCCGGGTGGCCAGCGCCAAGAACCCACGCCTCTGGAGGGATCTGCTCGACTACCGCGCCCGCTTCCGGGAGGAGCCGGCGCCGTCGGCGCCCCTGCCTCCGGTGCTGATCGGCCCACGCCAGGGGGATGGGGTCGCCGAGCTCTGCAGCAGCGACACCGATGTCGGCGCCTTCTTCAGCGCCCTGTTCGGGCGCCGGCTGAGCCTGCTCGACACCCCACCCGAAGGCGCCAGCCTCGACCAGTACTGGCCGCCGGTGGAAGGCCGCGCCTTCCAGGACGAAACCAACGCCCTGGAATTGCCCGCCGGCACCTTCTTCGATGCCTGCCCCATCCACGCCATCACCACCGCCACCCTGGAGCGGCTGCGGCAGCTCGAACCCCAGCTGGATTTCGCCGTCGAACGGTTCCGCCCCAACCTGCTGATCCGCACGCCGGAAGGGGCCGAAGGCTTCGTGGAAGAAGACTGGAGCGGTTTCTGCCTGAAGATCGGCGAGCAACTGGTGTTGCGGGTTGACGGCGGCTGCCCCCGCTGCGTGGTCACCACCCTGGCCCAGGGCGCGCTGGCTGAAGACCTGGAGATCCTGCGCGCCACCGCCCGCCACAACAGCGTGGTGGCCGGCATCCGCCTCAGTGTGCTGACCCCTGGCCCGGTGGCCGTGGGGGATCCGGTGCGGCTGCTGAGGCCAGACGAGGCCTGA
- a CDS encoding pyridoxamine 5'-phosphate oxidase family protein, with protein sequence MGQSCGALSADHIAFIAAQKLFFVGTAAADSTVNVSPKGRDALRVLDERRVIWLNLTGSGNETAAHVQACPRMTLMFCAFEGPPQILRLYGTARTIQRGEDGWDGLFSHFEPLAGARQIFDLAIDRVQTSCGMAVPTYTYGGDRTALDSWARRKGTEGLERYWQRKNRRSIDGLPAPIPAPRPTGDGAT encoded by the coding sequence ATGGGCCAGTCCTGCGGCGCCCTCAGCGCCGACCACATCGCCTTCATCGCCGCCCAGAAGCTGTTCTTCGTCGGCACCGCCGCCGCGGACAGCACGGTGAACGTGTCCCCCAAGGGACGGGATGCCCTGCGGGTGCTCGACGAGCGCCGCGTGATCTGGCTCAACCTCACCGGCAGCGGCAACGAAACCGCCGCCCACGTGCAGGCCTGCCCGCGCATGACCCTGATGTTCTGCGCCTTCGAGGGCCCGCCCCAGATCCTGCGGCTCTACGGCACCGCCCGCACCATCCAGCGGGGGGAAGACGGCTGGGATGGGTTGTTCAGCCACTTCGAGCCCCTGGCCGGCGCCCGTCAGATCTTCGATCTGGCCATCGACAGGGTCCAGACGTCCTGCGGCATGGCGGTGCCCACGTACACCTACGGCGGCGATCGCACCGCCCTCGACAGCTGGGCCCGCCGCAAGGGGACCGAAGGGCTGGAGCGCTACTGGCAGCGCAAGAACCGCCGCAGCATCGACGGCCTCCCCGCCCCGATCCCTGCCCCCCGGCCAACCGGCGACGGGGCAACCTGA
- a CDS encoding CbiX/SirB N-terminal domain-containing protein: protein MPVAVQEAGQLLGFRTPQAVGDQEGPGLGVAAATTEQEIEGFAGLGPQGVARRGGLHRVIPRVRGMRRIIASPLLLVVHGRAGGVIPAELQVLARHVEAGRGAPVVLEALTAAEPPALPASSSAAPLLLVPLFLLPGSHVRRDVPQIAARCRRSGPLRRLPFLGSWPAWQGALAAELAALKAETAVGPWLLHHPLEGPLGAAFLAHLEAVTGGRCRATPYSAPNPADAPLPLPGSALPLALAANRLTDALPSPLGVPLLQRPRFRAVLVDTLMALP, encoded by the coding sequence ATGCCGGTAGCCGTCCAAGAGGCCGGCCAGCTCCTGGGGTTCCGGACGCCGCAGGCGGTGGGCGATCAGGAAGGCCCCGGCCTGGGCGTCGCTGCAGCGACCACCGAGCAGGAGATCGAGGGCTTCGCCGGCCTCGGCCCCCAGGGCGTCGCCAGGCGCGGCGGCCTCCATAGGGTGATCCCTAGGGTGAGGGGTATGCGCCGGATCATCGCAAGCCCCCTGCTGCTGGTGGTGCATGGCCGTGCCGGCGGGGTGATTCCCGCCGAACTGCAGGTCCTGGCCCGCCATGTGGAAGCGGGCCGTGGGGCGCCCGTGGTTCTGGAGGCTCTCACCGCAGCGGAACCCCCGGCCCTGCCGGCCAGCAGCAGCGCGGCCCCCTTGCTGCTGGTGCCCCTCTTTCTCCTGCCCGGCAGCCATGTGCGCCGGGATGTGCCGCAGATCGCCGCGCGTTGCCGACGGAGCGGGCCGCTGCGGCGCCTGCCGTTCCTGGGATCCTGGCCCGCCTGGCAGGGGGCCCTGGCCGCCGAACTGGCGGCCCTGAAGGCCGAGACGGCGGTAGGGCCCTGGCTGCTGCATCACCCCCTGGAGGGTCCCTTGGGGGCGGCCTTTCTGGCCCACCTGGAGGCTGTCACCGGTGGCCGCTGCCGCGCCACTCCATACAGTGCCCCCAACCCCGCGGATGCTCCGCTGCCCCTGCCTGGCTCCGCCCTGCCCCTGGCCCTGGCGGCCAACCGGCTCACCGACGCCCTGCCGTCGCCGCTGGGCGTGCCGCTGCTGCAGCGGCCCCGGTTCCGGGCGGTGCTGGTGGACACGCTGATGGCCTTGCCATGA
- a CDS encoding molybdenum cofactor biosynthesis protein MoaE: MPTPSPGQPIVVQLLEAPFQPLELLATWQRSLGAAGTAADSHFIGRVRPTTASGAPLEALELEHYPGMSETQLRALAEACAARHGAGAVLVAHRVGRVQPGEAIVLVAVQADRRGPALRCVQELLEDLKHHAPFWKREWSGGSGTWVAGNTPL, translated from the coding sequence ATGCCGACCCCCAGCCCAGGACAGCCGATCGTGGTCCAGCTCCTGGAAGCACCCTTCCAGCCGCTGGAGCTGCTGGCCACCTGGCAGCGGAGCCTTGGCGCCGCAGGGACGGCCGCCGACAGCCACTTCATCGGCCGCGTCCGCCCCACCACCGCCAGCGGCGCCCCCCTGGAGGCCCTGGAACTCGAGCATTACCCCGGCATGAGCGAGACCCAGCTGCGGGCCCTCGCCGAGGCCTGCGCGGCGCGCCACGGCGCGGGCGCGGTGCTGGTGGCGCACCGGGTGGGACGGGTGCAGCCGGGGGAGGCGATCGTGCTGGTGGCCGTCCAGGCCGACCGCCGCGGCCCGGCGTTGCGCTGCGTCCAGGAACTGCTGGAGGATCTCAAGCACCACGCCCCCTTCTGGAAACGGGAGTGGAGCGGCGGCAGCGGCACCTGGGTGGCCGGCAACACCCCCCTCTGA
- a CDS encoding NUDIX hydrolase, whose translation MTFAVALGMLERDGQWLLQLRDDIEGIVHPGCWGLFGGHLDPGERPEQAVLRELQEEIGWGAPSLPLWFEHHDTQLSAYYFRGPLTVPLEALQLNEGQDMVLAGLEALQSGQIWSPRRREWRGLAPSLERAVRRLGKKN comes from the coding sequence ATGACCTTCGCGGTGGCGCTGGGGATGCTGGAGCGGGATGGCCAGTGGCTGCTGCAGCTGCGGGACGACATCGAGGGGATCGTCCATCCGGGCTGCTGGGGGCTGTTCGGCGGCCACCTGGATCCGGGGGAGCGGCCGGAGCAGGCGGTTCTGCGGGAGCTGCAGGAGGAGATCGGCTGGGGGGCACCGTCGCTGCCGCTCTGGTTCGAGCACCACGACACCCAGCTCAGCGCCTACTACTTCCGTGGCCCGCTCACGGTGCCCCTGGAGGCGCTGCAGCTGAACGAAGGACAGGACATGGTGCTGGCCGGCCTTGAGGCGCTGCAGAGCGGCCAGATCTGGAGTCCCCGGCGGCGGGAGTGGCGCGGGCTAGCGCCCTCCCTGGAACGGGCCGTGCGGCGACTGGGGAAGAAGAACTAA